In Syntrophobacterales bacterium, one DNA window encodes the following:
- a CDS encoding isoprenylcysteine carboxylmethyltransferase family protein — MMFGIFTDKTIGILLLSLMGLQGMFMMLSPGSVRIQKPEGGMTSWIYNIFNLVFLLVLPPLVACGLIGLPDVFRWTHWNLPRETAFFISRIIGVPVYILGCILIYWSRVVMGKSFRLGAVRPGREDRLVISGPFQYVRHPMYTAVILMAIGLSFIGNSWFILALALTFIVFIVRVIPIEEAQLEAAYKDEYQDLRSITWRLLPWIY, encoded by the coding sequence ATGATGTTCGGTATATTTACGGATAAAACCATCGGGATTCTCTTGCTGAGTTTGATGGGGCTTCAAGGCATGTTCATGATGCTCTCACCGGGCTCCGTGCGGATTCAAAAACCGGAAGGCGGAATGACTTCCTGGATTTACAATATTTTCAATTTGGTCTTTTTGCTGGTATTGCCACCTCTTGTTGCATGCGGCTTAATTGGTCTGCCGGATGTTTTCCGGTGGACCCATTGGAACCTTCCGAGGGAAACAGCATTCTTCATCAGCCGGATTATCGGTGTGCCGGTTTATATTCTTGGGTGCATTTTAATCTACTGGAGCCGTGTCGTCATGGGAAAGAGTTTCCGCTTGGGTGCTGTTCGGCCCGGTCGGGAAGATCGTTTGGTAATTTCCGGTCCCTTTCAATACGTGCGTCATCCCATGTACACCGCAGTTATTCTTATGGCGATCGGATTGAGTTTTATAGGAAACTCCTGGTTCATTTTGGCGTTGGCCCTCACGTTCATTGTATTTATTGTCAGAGTCATCCCGATTGAAGAAGCGCAGTTGGAGGCGGCTTATAAAGATGAGTACCAGGACTTGCGATCAATAACATGGCGATTGCTTCCTTGGATTTATTAA